The nucleotide window TGCGCCACCTCGCCACGCAGAGTCTGGTACCGCTGCCACGCGGGTACGAACTGCTCGCAGTGTTCGGCGAAGCGGGCCGGCAGGTCGTCCACCGCCAGCGCCAGCCGTCCCTCGCGGATGCGCGCGTGTTCGCCCAGCAGGCCGTCGACGGCGGCCATCAGCGTGACGTGCTCGACCATGTGGGTCAGGTGCGGACCATGCCGCAGCAGCGCGATCGCTTCCGGCACGTACGCCGCCAGATGAGCCTGGTCGGGCAAGGCAGTCAACGCCTCGAGCGCCTGGCGCAATAGCGACCAGGCCCCGGCGGGCCGCCCATCTAGGCGTTGCAGTGCGCTGGTCAGCGCGCCGCCGCTGGTCTCATCGGTCAGGCGCGTGCGGAACGCCGTCGCCAGTGCGTCGGCGTAGTGGGTGAATCGGAACGTGGGTGTCGCGGTGGTGACGGTGTCCGTCAGGAACGCAGCGGCGGCCGGGGCGTCGGTGGCGGCGAAGGGCAAGGCATCGCGCTGCAGCCACTCGACAAGCGTGGCCGCCAGTTCGTCGCGGAGCGTCGGGAGGGCGCGTCCGGCCGGCGACAGGGCATCGATGGCGCGTGCCGCCCGGATCCGGTCGACCGTGTCGTGCGTCACCGCATCGCTGCGGCACCACCATGCCACCGCCAGCGCGCGCGCCGCCGGAGCGTACTGCAGCGTGCCGGCGGCTTGCCGTAACGGCAGGTAGGCGCGCAGGATGGCAGCGGCATCGTGGTCGTGGATCCCCTTCTCGTAGCCGTCGCGGTAACGCGGTGCGGCATAGTCGCGCACGATCCGGTCCAGGGCTTCCGGATCGGCCAGTGCATGTTCCAGACCCTGCATGCTGAGTCCGCCTCCGCCCGCGATGGCATCCTGCAGCAGGCGGCATGCGAGATACTCGCCGCGGTACAGCGTGGGCGATTCGGATTCGAGGGTGACGTTCCAGTAGGCGCGCAGCGCATCCAGCGCCGGTTCCTGCAGGGGCTCCAGATAGTCGGTGCCGGTCAGGTGCACGGCCAAGGTGTCGCCACGCGGGATCAGGGTCAGATCCAGCGGCTGCGTGTTGACGCTGAAGCGGTGGCGCGGTCCCAGGCGGATGACGTTGCCGGCGTCCTCGAACAGGTCGCTGCGGTCGCGCAGTCCGCGCACGGCCTGGTCGCGTGCGCCCTTGATGCGCGCCTCGATATCGTCGGCCTTCACCGAGTCCTTCAGCTCGCGCAGACGACCGGCCAGCTCGCGCAGCTTCAGGATCAGCGCGTCGCCGGCGAAGAAGGCGTTGAGTTCGTCCGGCGTAGTGAAGCGCTCGGTGCGTCGGGGCAAGCCTTCGAGGATACGGCTGGCGGCCTCCTGCACCGATTGCGTCTTGCGCTGGCGCTCGTCCAGCAGCGCCTGCTTGTGGGCTTCGAAAGCCTCCAGCATTTCCTCGCGCTTGGACAGGATGTCGCTCAGGAATCGCTCGTGTTCGCCGAACTGGCTCTCCAGTTCTTCCAACTGCACCATCAGGCGCGACAGCTGCTCGTCGGCGCGCTCCGGCGTGGTCGCCATCGCCAGTGCGTTGCTCACGGCCTGGCTGAAGAGGGTGAACTGCGCTCCGAACTGGGCGACGGTCTCGGCAGAGCCGAGTTCGCGGCGGCGCTGGGTGGCGCGTGCGCGGGTCTGATTGAGGCGGGCGTAGATGGCTGACAGCGCGTCCACCACCCGCGTGCGCTGGGTGGCATCGTCCACCTTCAGTGTGGCCATCAGCTCGGACAACATGTCCAGCTCGCCGGACATGGCCTGCATGGCGTCGACGGCCTCGCCCAGCTCGCGCGCGCTGCCGGCTTTGTGGGCCTGCTCGTCCAGCGCGGCCAGACGTTGCTGGAAGGGCTGCAGCGCCTTCTCGCCCGAAAGGAAGGTGCCGGTCGCCGCGCCGATGCGCGCGTGCGCTTCCTGCAGCCCCGTCGTCATCGCGTCGATGGCGGCGGTATCGATGTAGCGGTAGTCGCGAATCGTCAACAGGTGCCCGCGCAGCCGCGACACCGCGCCGAGTGCGTCGACGAACTCGCCCACTTGCTGCCAGCCCTCCGGCTGCAGGCGGCCGACGAGCGCACGGTGGTCGCGTTGCGCCCGTTCCAACGCTATGTCCGACTGCCGGCGGATCTCCTGGACCTTCTCGTATTCGTCCAGCACCGATTCGCCGGTGGCGGCGATGTCGTGCAGCAGGGTGGCCAGCCCGTCGCACTGCGCGTCGTCGATCCAGTGGTGCAGGTCGAACAGCCGGCGCGTTGCATGGGTCAGCAGCTGGTAACGCTGTGCGGACACGTCCCCGCGTTCGATCTCGCGCGCCAGGTCCAGCAGATTGGACATGGCGCGGACCAGTTCGGCGTTGCCCAGGCGTCCCATGAACGACGTGCCCGGCGGCCGTGCTGCGGCGAACTCGTCCGAGGTGAACGGCGTCTGCCACACTTGCATCTGGTGCACGCGCGTGGGGTCGTCGTTCTCGGCACGGAACAGCACCATGCGGCCGTCGTGCAGGCGGGCGTACCCATGCGCCAGTACGGGCGGTTGCAGGCGGCGTTGGATCAGGTTGTAGACCAGCAGCGCGGCCTGACCGGTATCCCGTGCGTAGAAGACGTACAGTACGTCCTCGCCGTTGGGCGAGCGGATCGTGCGCTTGTACTGCATGTCCTGCACGGCGGCATCGAACGCCTTGTGTTCGCCGTTCTGCAGGTAGTAGCCGCCGGGAAAGATGATGCCGTGATCTTCCGGCAGCTGGATGCAGGCCTGCACGATGGCGTCCAGGCGCATGACCTTGCCGGTCAACGTGTTGTAGACCAGGCCGCGCCAGGTGCTCTCGCGATAGGGAAGCACTTTCAACAGGATCAACGAACCGACGCGCGCGTACTCGAACTGCGCGTCGTCCAGCGACTGCGTGCGGTCCTCTACCGGCTCGCTGTACACGCCGGCGCCGCTTTCGGTGTTGTTCTCGACCTTGATCGTCAGGTCGCCGCCGGTGGTCTCCACGAACAGCGTGTCGAGGATGTTCAGGTGCGGGTGGCGGCCACTGACTTCCATGTCCTTGGTCGCACGCTTCCATTCGAAATCGAACGGCGGCGGCAGCACGATGTCGCGCTCGCCGCGCGCGTCCAGGTAGTTCACGTCGCCGTCCGCGGTCAGCGTCCAGCGGAACACGCGCACATCGGTATTCTTCAGGCCGATCTGGAACGCCATCAGCAGTCGGCCGTCGCGAACGATCAGCTGCAGGAGCCGGGCATCCTTGTAGTAACTGTAGAGTTCGCCGAAGTCGCGCTGGAATGCGGCGTCGGCAAGGAAGCTGGCGTCGATGTCGACCGGCGCCACGTCATAGCCTTCGGCTGTCTCCACCAGCCGGTGGATGCCGAATACGTCGGCGACCGAGGTGGTGGTCTTGAGCCCCAGGTAGACGTTGAAGCCGAACAGCAGCAGGTCACCCACCTGCACGATGTCGCGGCCGACCGAGTTGTGCTCGGTGCGGATGCGCAGGCGCCCGATGGCCTCCATCCGGCTGTCGCCGAATTCCTGCAGCCTGCGGCCGTTGAGTGCCTCGACCAGCGTGCGCAGACGCACGCCCTGTTCGTCGAGGCGGCGGCGCAGCACCTCATAGGCGCCGCCTTGGGCGACGGCTTGGTCGACCTGCGCGTCGGAGGAGGGAACTTCGTTGTTCGGCGTAGCGGACATCAGGCCTCATCCTCGCCCGTCCTGGGCGGTCGATGCGGGAAACAGGGCCGGTGCGCGGAGCAGCCGGCCCGGCGTGGGCGCGGTGGTCAGGCGTCGGTGGCTTCGGCCTGGCGACCGGGTACGGGCAGACCGCTGCCCGCCAGGCGTCCCAGCAGCTGTGCCGCGATCGGGCTTTCGCCCACGATGCCCTCCAGCGCCTTGCCCAGCGAGACGCCCTTGGTCAGCGCGTTGAACACGCCGCCATCGCCGCCGATCAGTTCTATGTTGGCGCTCTTCAGTGCGCTGCCCAGGATCTCGGCGTTCTCGCGCGAGATCGCCTTGCCTGCATCGATCGACGCCAGCAGCTGGCGCAGCTGCGTTTCCAGCAGCATGCGGAACTCTTCGTGGCTGCGCGCGTCCGGGCTCATCTTGCCCATCGCGTCGAACTTGGAGGTCAGGCCCTCGGCTTCGGCGGACATCTTCTTCGCGATATTGCTGGCTTCGGCATCGCCCATGGCCTGGGTGGCGCTGGCGTTGGCCTGGCCCAGCTTCTGCGCGCCTTCGGCCTCGGCCGTCAGGCGTTCGTTCAGCACGCGCGCGTCGGCGTTGCCCTGCTTGTAGGTGGCGTCGGCCTTGGCTTCCAGCACGCGGGCCTCGGCCAGCCCGGTCTTCTCCATCGCCACCGCATTGGCTTCCTGCACTTGGGCCTGCGCCAGACCGGGCGCGGCGCTTTCGGCGCGCACGCCGTCGGCCAGCACGCGCTTGGCTTCGGCCTGCTTGCCGGCGGCCTGCAGTTCCGCCTCGGCCAGCACGGTCATCTCGACCGCACGGTGGCGCGCGGCCTGTTCCGCGGCCTCCGCCGCCTTCACGTCCTTGACCAGCGTCTCCTGTGCAGCGGCCTCGGCGGCCAGCACGGTCACCTGCTTGGCGCGGTCGGCCTCGGCCACCTCGCGGGTTTCCTTGATCTTCTCTTCCGCAACCGCGACCGTCTGTTCAATCTGGGTGCGCTCGCGCACCACATTCGCCACCTCCATGCGGCCCTGCTCAACCACCTTGTCGCGATCGACCTGCTGCAACTGCACTTCCTTCTCGGTGTTGACCCGCTCCAACTGCTCGGCGCGGGCCACGCGCTCGAGTTCGATCGCCACGGCGCGGCGGCGGTTCTGCTCGGCGACTTCCACCTGTCGCAGCTGCTCCTGTTCGCGGATCTTGATCTGCTCTTCGGTCTCCAGGCGGGCACGCTCGGACACCTGGCGCTGCTCCTCTATCACCTTGGCGGTTTCGGCGGCTTCCCGCGCCCGCACGGTCTCGACCTCGCGCTGCTGGCGCGCCTCGGCCTCGGCCTGCTGGCGCTCCAGGGCGAGCATGGCTTCCCGGGCCTCGGTGTTCTTCTTGGTGATCGCCAGCTTCTCGTTCTGTTCCAGTTCGTTGGTCTGCACGTTCTGGCGCGCGGTCAGCTCGGTGATCTTGCGGATGCCTTCGGCATCCAGGATGTTGCTGGGGTCGAGCAGATGCTTCGGCGTCTGCTCCAGGTAGTCGATGGCGACGTCTTCCAGCACGTAGCCGTTGAGGTCCTGGCCGATGACGGCGACGATCTCGTCACGGAACTCCTGGCGCTTGTCGAACAGCTCGGTGAAGTCGAATTTCTTGCCCACGGTCTTCAACGCCTCGGAGAACTTGGCGTTGAAGAGTTCGTCGACGGCGTGCTTGTCCGACGCCCGGTCGGCGCCGATCGCCTTGGCCACGCGCAGCACGTCGCCGGGGGTCTCGTTGACGCGCAGGTAGAAGGCCACCGCGATGTCGGCGCGCATGTTGTCCTTGCAGACCAGGCCCTCCTTGCCGCGGCGGTCGACCTGCAGGGTGATCAGGCTGATCTTCATCAGCTCGGCCTTGTACAGCACCGGGATGATCAGCGCTCCGGTGAAATGCACCTTGGGCTGCGAGCTCATGTCGTTGACGATGAGGGCGGTGCCCTGTTCGACCTTCTTGTAGAAGGCCTTGAAGATGCCGATGAAGCCCAGTCCCAGCACCAGCAGGACGCCGAGGCCGATGACGAAGGGAAGAATCGATGCAGTGCTCATTGCGGAACTCCTTGTAGACGGCGCGGGTGCTTACTGCTGGTGGAAGGCGGCTTCGGACATGATGCGGTAGGTATTGTCGGCCTGCAGATGCTCGATCAGAACGACGCGGTCGCCGCGCGAGAAGCGCTCGCCGGGCAGCGCGCGTACCTGCAGGATCAGCCCGGCGCCGCCATCGTCGAAGTGGGCGCGTCCGCTGGCGGCATCCGCATGTGGCGAGATTACCGATCCTGCGCGACCCAGTACGGAAGGCGGCAAAGGCGGGCGCAGGCGCGCGATCACCGCGGCCAGCGGGCGCAGCAGCAGCGACGTCACGATCGCCCCGGGCAACAACGCGGCGACCAGCGTGATGGCGCCAGCGACCCAACGGAGGCCGTCAGGCATGTGCTGCAGCAGTAGCAGGTGGACGAAGTAGGTGGCCAGCCAGCCGAAGAATGCCAGCACGGTGAGCACCAGCATCATCGGCACGCCGGACAGGCCAAGCTTCGCCAGCATGCCCGCGACCACGCTGGGTTCGGCGGTGTCGCCGTCGGTAGTCAGCCAGCCGTCCACGGCGTCGATATCCACCATGCCGGTGGCGGCCAGCAGCCAGTACACGGTACAGAACGCCAGCAGAACGCTGTAAAGCAGCGTGGGGAAGGTCAGCGCGGTGTTCAGGAACTCGGTCATCGTGGCTCCCCAGGTTCAGCGCTTGCGCGCGGACGACGTGATTCGCTTGCGGGCGCGGTCGAGTACGGCCTGTGCCGGGTCGGCGTCGCTCTTTCTGCTCTTTCCCTTGCCCGGTATGCCGGTGCCGCCGGCACGCGCGGGCGCGCGACGCGATTTCATGCGTGCGGCCGAGGCAAA belongs to Pseudoxanthomonas sp. F37 and includes:
- a CDS encoding DNA repair ATPase, which codes for MSATPNNEVPSSDAQVDQAVAQGGAYEVLRRRLDEQGVRLRTLVEALNGRRLQEFGDSRMEAIGRLRIRTEHNSVGRDIVQVGDLLLFGFNVYLGLKTTTSVADVFGIHRLVETAEGYDVAPVDIDASFLADAAFQRDFGELYSYYKDARLLQLIVRDGRLLMAFQIGLKNTDVRVFRWTLTADGDVNYLDARGERDIVLPPPFDFEWKRATKDMEVSGRHPHLNILDTLFVETTGGDLTIKVENNTESGAGVYSEPVEDRTQSLDDAQFEYARVGSLILLKVLPYRESTWRGLVYNTLTGKVMRLDAIVQACIQLPEDHGIIFPGGYYLQNGEHKAFDAAVQDMQYKRTIRSPNGEDVLYVFYARDTGQAALLVYNLIQRRLQPPVLAHGYARLHDGRMVLFRAENDDPTRVHQMQVWQTPFTSDEFAAARPPGTSFMGRLGNAELVRAMSNLLDLAREIERGDVSAQRYQLLTHATRRLFDLHHWIDDAQCDGLATLLHDIAATGESVLDEYEKVQEIRRQSDIALERAQRDHRALVGRLQPEGWQQVGEFVDALGAVSRLRGHLLTIRDYRYIDTAAIDAMTTGLQEAHARIGAATGTFLSGEKALQPFQQRLAALDEQAHKAGSARELGEAVDAMQAMSGELDMLSELMATLKVDDATQRTRVVDALSAIYARLNQTRARATQRRRELGSAETVAQFGAQFTLFSQAVSNALAMATTPERADEQLSRLMVQLEELESQFGEHERFLSDILSKREEMLEAFEAHKQALLDERQRKTQSVQEAASRILEGLPRRTERFTTPDELNAFFAGDALILKLRELAGRLRELKDSVKADDIEARIKGARDQAVRGLRDRSDLFEDAGNVIRLGPRHRFSVNTQPLDLTLIPRGDTLAVHLTGTDYLEPLQEPALDALRAYWNVTLESESPTLYRGEYLACRLLQDAIAGGGGLSMQGLEHALADPEALDRIVRDYAAPRYRDGYEKGIHDHDAAAILRAYLPLRQAAGTLQYAPAARALAVAWWCRSDAVTHDTVDRIRAARAIDALSPAGRALPTLRDELAATLVEWLQRDALPFAATDAPAAAAFLTDTVTTATPTFRFTHYADALATAFRTRLTDETSGGALTSALQRLDGRPAGAWSLLRQALEALTALPDQAHLAAYVPEAIALLRHGPHLTHMVEHVTLMAAVDGLLGEHARIREGRLALAVDDLPARFAEHCEQFVPAWQRYQTLRGEVAQRERSAMRLSEFKARPLSSFVRNRLINDVYLPVIGDNLAKQMGTVGENKRSDLMGLLMMISPPGYGKTTLMEYVAHRLGLVFMKINGPALGHEVRSLDPAQAPDATSRQELEKLNLALEIGSNVMLYVDDIQHTHPEFLQKFISLCDGTRRIEGVWRGRTKTYDMRGRKFAVVMAGNPYTESGEVFKIPDMLANRADIYNLGDVLGGMEDAFLLSYVENCLTSNPVLAPLATRDMADLYLLVDKARGKEVSTNQLSHAYSGAEIGEIVAVLQRLLTVRDVVYRVNQQYIASAAQADKYRVEPPFRLQGSYRNMNKLAEKISPVMNAAELQQLISDHYLGEAQLLTTGAEENLLKLGELRGTLSAEEQARWQQIKADFLRNKAMGADEADVGGRVVAQLADIAVGLQRLGEPAPVEAAAPAPWEALLAALHALRAPEAATSAASAPAAPVLDTAPVLEALQQTMARQDQLNAALVALAQAMRSTAATPVSAGARKAKSRSPREAEFDRVIASLAFKEERPTPTLDVSPSTPDENEEEGPWR